From Elephas maximus indicus isolate mEleMax1 chromosome 1, mEleMax1 primary haplotype, whole genome shotgun sequence, a single genomic window includes:
- the LOC126077146 gene encoding zinc finger protein with KRAB and SCAN domains 4-like: MARESRQRAALDAQSTEDQTRLLTVKVEKEEASALAEETCLPGSPAPGRERSRQRFRGFRYPEAAAPREVLDRLRELCWQWLQPEMHSKEQILELLVLEQFLTILPGALQSWVREQHPESGEEVVVLLEYLERQLDEPRQQVPGGDRGQELLYCKMALLTGAQRSQSSQFQPMKALLKHESLRSQPLQERVLWVPGLAQGGSCKEDTVVAARLIPESQGLLKVEDVDLTLSPGWPQLDSSQANLYRDERQENCGSLISLGGEIRTKISNLPPEDENLVREPRELPCHLGEDIAKIPPCAEAGEQEARVHRKQKNATGSRRHYCHECGKSFAQSSGLSKHRRIHTGEKPYECEECGKAFIGSSALVIHQRVHTGEKPYECEECGKAFSHSSDLIKHQRTHTGEKPYECDDCGKTFSQSCSLLEHHRIHTGEKPYRCDMCGKAFRRSSHLLRHQRIHGGDKNMQDSELGDTWESQGRMENQWENAEAPISYKCNECDRSFTRNRSLIEHQKIHTGEKPYQCNACGKGFTRTSYLVQHQRSHVGKRILSQ; encoded by the exons ATGGCAAGAGAATCGAGGCAACGCGCAGCCCTGGACGCCCAGTCTACAGAGGACCAGACGAGACTCCTGACCGTGAAGGTGGAGAAGGAGGAAGCCTCCGCCTTAGCAGAAGAGACCTGTTTGCCCGGCAGTCCGGCACCGGGCCGCGAGCGCTCCCGCCAGCGCTTCCGGGGCTTCCGCTACCCAGAGGCTGCAGCGCCCCGCGAGGTGCTGGACCGGCTCCGGGAGCTCTGCTGGCAGTGGCTGCAGCCTGAGATGCACAGCAAGGAACAGATCCTGGAGCTGCTGGTGCTGGAGCAGTTCCTGACCATCCTGCCGGGGGCGCTGCAGAGCTGGGTGCGGGAGCAGCATCCGGAGAGTGGGGAGGAGGTGGTGGTTCTGTTGGAGTATTTGGAGAGGCAGCTGGATGAGCCGAGGCAGCAG GTCCCAGGTGGTGACCGAGGGCAAGAACTGCTCTATTGCAAGATGGCACTGTTGACAGGAGCCCAGCGGTCACAAAGTAGCCAATTCCAGCCGATGAAGGCTCTGCTCAAGCATGAATCTTTGAGGTCCCAGCCCTTACAAGAAAGAG TTCTCTGGGTTCCTGGTCTTGCCCAGGGTGGAAGCTGCAAAGAAGACACAGTGGTAGCTGCCAGGCTCATCCCAGAGTCCCAG GGGTTGCTGAAAGTGGAAGATGTGGACCTGACCCTCTCCCCTGGGTGGCCACAGCTGGACTCATCTCAGGCAAACCTCTACAGAGACGAGAGGCAGGAGAACTGTGGCAGCCTCATCTCCCTGG GTGGTGAAATACGGACTAAGATCAGCAACTTGCCTCCTGAAGATGAAAATCTAGTACGAGAGCCTCGGGAGCTCCCATGCCACCTGGGTGAAGACATTGCCAAGATTCCTCCAtgtgcagaagctggtgaacagGAGGCCAGGGTACACAGAAAGCAGAAAAATGCCACAGGAAGTAGGCGGCACTACTGCCATGAATGTGGAAAGAGTTTTGCTCAGAGTTCAGGCCTGAGTAAACACAGGAGAATCCACACTggggagaaaccctatgaatgtgaGGAGTGTGGCAAGGCCTTCATTGGGAGCTCTGCCCTTGTCATTCATCAGCGTGTCCACACTGGTGAGAAGCCATATGAATGTGAAGAATGTGGCAAGGCTTTCAGTCATAGCTCGGATCTTATCAAACACCAGAGAACCCACACTGGGGAGAAGCCCTATGAGTGTGATGACTGCGGAAAGACCTTTAGCCAGAGTTGCAGCCTCCTTGAACATCACAGAATCCACACTGGGGAGAAGCCCTACCGGTGCGACATGTGTGGCAAAGCCTTTAGGCGGAGTTCACATCTGCTGAGACATCAGAGGATCCATGGTGGGGATAAAAACATGCAGGATTCTGAACTTGGAGACACCTGGGAAAGTCAGGGCAGAATGGAAAACCAGTGGGAAAATGCTGAGGCTCCCATATCTTATAAATGTAATGAGTGTGACAGAAGTTTCACTCGGAATAGAAGCCTCATTGAACATCAAAAAATTCATACTGGTGAGAAACCCTATCAGTGCAATGCATGTGGAAAAGGCTTCACCCGAACATCATACCTTGTCCAACATCAGAGAAGCCACGTTGGGAAAAGAATTCTATCACAGTGA